In Bacteroidota bacterium, a single genomic region encodes these proteins:
- a CDS encoding methyltransferase domain-containing protein: MNYFTQYTAAERYSKARPNFHPNTINRIKEYLLIENKFDSALDIACGTGLSTRALLSIATHVYGTDNSKVMLDVALQKENINYQEAQAEKQPFADHFFDLITVCSGVHWFDIDKFLLEANRLLKSNSFVVLYDNLFLGEMDGYPEFKNWYNAVYLNEFPAPARNDKYNWANDKLNRMNFDIVNEQKFNNAISFNKKELGLYFTTQSNIISAVEKKQVSYTEADIWLNKELSIFFANEDKREIVHFANWIKYLKKRQ, encoded by the coding sequence ATGAATTATTTTACGCAATACACGGCAGCCGAAAGGTATTCAAAAGCAAGGCCCAACTTCCATCCCAATACCATAAATCGAATTAAGGAATACTTATTAATTGAAAATAAATTCGATTCAGCTTTAGACATTGCATGCGGAACCGGGCTTTCAACTCGAGCATTGTTAAGCATAGCAACCCACGTTTATGGCACTGATAATTCTAAAGTTATGTTAGATGTTGCATTGCAAAAGGAGAATATAAATTACCAAGAAGCACAAGCAGAAAAACAGCCTTTTGCAGACCATTTTTTTGATTTAATTACCGTATGTTCAGGTGTTCATTGGTTTGATATTGATAAATTTTTATTAGAAGCGAATCGCTTGCTGAAAAGTAATTCATTTGTGGTGCTCTACGATAATTTATTTCTTGGTGAAATGGACGGGTATCCTGAATTTAAAAATTGGTATAATGCCGTTTATCTAAATGAGTTTCCGGCACCAGCAAGAAATGACAAATACAATTGGGCAAATGATAAGTTAAACCGAATGAATTTTGACATTGTGAATGAACAAAAATTTAACAATGCCATTTCTTTTAATAAAAAGGAGTTGGGTCTCTATTTCACCACGCAAAGCAATATTATTTCCGCAGTTGAAAAGAAACAAGTTAGCTATACTGAAGCGGATATTTGGCTTAATAAGGAACTTTCTATCTTTTTCGCTAATGAAGATAAACGAGAAATTGTACATTTTGCTAATTGGATTAAGTACTTAAAAAAACGCCAATAA
- a CDS encoding PhzF family phenazine biosynthesis protein → MQRIKIYHIDAFTDEVFSGNPAAVCPLQKWLQDDILQKIATENNLSETAFFVISDYKIQIRWFTPKVEVDLCGHATLAAAFVLFNLEKSAANILHFFSPRSGELTVTKSGDRLTLNFPTDTFEPVRLTSEIFNCFDLRPKLAFKGKTDYLFIYESEADIANMKPDFNKIAKLNSRGVIISAKGNQVDFVSRFFAPQVGIMEDPVTGSAHTTLTPFWAKELHKAELTAIQLSERKGYLKCKYMNDRVEISGQSKLYLTGEIELN, encoded by the coding sequence ATGCAAAGAATAAAAATATATCATATTGATGCATTTACCGACGAGGTTTTTTCAGGAAACCCTGCAGCTGTTTGCCCTCTTCAAAAATGGTTACAGGATGACATCTTGCAAAAAATAGCAACGGAAAATAACCTTTCTGAAACTGCTTTTTTTGTAATTTCAGATTACAAAATCCAGATAAGGTGGTTTACTCCAAAAGTGGAAGTTGACCTTTGCGGACATGCTACATTGGCAGCCGCTTTCGTTTTGTTCAATCTTGAAAAATCTGCTGCTAATATCCTTCATTTTTTTTCGCCAAGAAGTGGAGAACTAACTGTAACTAAAAGCGGAGATCGTTTAACGTTAAATTTCCCGACCGACACTTTTGAACCCGTAAGATTGACTAGTGAAATTTTTAATTGCTTTGACCTCCGGCCCAAGTTGGCTTTCAAAGGAAAGACAGATTATCTTTTTATCTATGAAAGCGAAGCTGATATCGCCAACATGAAGCCGGATTTTAATAAAATTGCAAAATTGAATAGTCGTGGAGTAATTATATCAGCCAAAGGAAATCAGGTGGATTTTGTATCTAGGTTTTTTGCCCCGCAAGTGGGAATAATGGAAGACCCTGTAACCGGTTCTGCTCATACAACATTGACTCCTTTTTGGGCAAAAGAACTTCATAAAGCCGAATTGACAGCAATACAACTTTCTGAAAGGAAGGGATATTTAAAATGTAAGTATATGAACGACAGGGTAGAGATAAGTGGACAATCCAAACTGTATTTAACCGGAGAAATTGAATTAAATTGA
- a CDS encoding superoxide dismutase translates to MKILAIEKETEGVIWNSLGELLKEEVRHVYDLYLADKIREIYFTEHKNALLILETKDKKEALKILSSLPLVKAGMIKFEILELKPYTGLERIMHQL, encoded by the coding sequence ATGAAAATACTTGCCATCGAAAAGGAAACGGAAGGTGTAATATGGAATAGTTTAGGAGAATTATTAAAGGAAGAAGTGCGACATGTTTATGATTTATATCTGGCAGATAAAATAAGAGAAATATATTTTACTGAACACAAAAATGCACTATTGATTTTGGAGACAAAGGATAAGAAAGAAGCGTTAAAAATACTTAGTTCCTTGCCTTTGGTAAAGGCCGGAATGATTAAATTTGAGATACTGGAGTTAAAGCCTTATACAGGATTGGAGAGAATAATGCACCAACTTTGA
- a CDS encoding GNAT family N-acetyltransferase, with amino-acid sequence MKFYIETERLILREMRASDDKAMFELDSNHEVHKYLGNNPIKTIEQARKVIEILRQQYINNGIGRWATIEKASGNFMGWSGLKFIKEYENNHINFYDVGYRLLPKYWGKGYATEAAKAALEYGFNTLKAEEIIGTANEENIASRKALEKCGLKFVEQFMWKDIKCDWLKITKEEWFNR; translated from the coding sequence ATGAAATTCTACATCGAAACGGAAAGATTAATTTTGAGAGAGATGCGTGCAAGCGATGACAAAGCAATGTTCGAATTGGATTCAAATCATGAAGTGCATAAATACCTAGGGAATAATCCTATTAAAACAATTGAACAAGCAAGAAAAGTTATTGAAATCCTCCGTCAGCAATATATAAATAATGGCATAGGGAGATGGGCAACGATTGAAAAGGCATCCGGCAATTTTATGGGTTGGAGTGGATTGAAATTTATTAAGGAATACGAAAACAATCACATCAATTTTTATGATGTAGGGTATCGTTTACTGCCAAAATATTGGGGCAAAGGGTATGCAACCGAAGCTGCCAAGGCTGCTTTGGAATATGGCTTTAATACATTGAAGGCAGAAGAAATAATTGGCACGGCAAACGAAGAAAACATTGCTTCAAGGAAAGCTTTAGAAAAATGCGGATTAAAATTCGTTGAACAATTTATGTGGAAAGATATTAAATGCGATTGGCTGAAGATCACAAAGGAGGAATGGTTTAATAGATAG
- a CDS encoding GNAT family N-acetyltransferase: MQIIKTRKLTPEQFSQINKLWNDEYPIKLKDRFPILLEGVENYHHYIMEDSEQNIIAWAVDFEKENEIRFSIIVHSNYKGKGWGSLLVNKLKSENELFYGWVIDHNDDLKNNGEYYQTPMPFYLKHGFEILASERLETEMIRAVKIKWRLI; encoded by the coding sequence ATGCAAATCATCAAAACAAGAAAGCTAACACCTGAGCAATTTTCACAAATAAATAAATTGTGGAATGATGAATACCCAATAAAATTGAAAGACAGATTTCCAATTTTATTGGAAGGTGTGGAAAATTACCATCATTATATTATGGAAGATTCTGAACAAAATATAATAGCTTGGGCAGTTGATTTTGAAAAGGAGAATGAAATTCGGTTTTCAATTATTGTGCATTCGAACTATAAAGGAAAGGGTTGGGGTAGTTTATTAGTAAACAAATTAAAATCGGAAAACGAGTTGTTTTATGGATGGGTAATAGACCATAATGATGATTTAAAGAATAATGGAGAATATTATCAAACACCCATGCCCTTCTATCTGAAACATGGATTTGAAATTTTAGCTAGCGAGAGATTAGAAACTGAAATGATACGCGCGGTAAAAATTAAATGGAGATTAATTTGA
- a CDS encoding DinB family protein — protein sequence MNSNSVNRLKVLLENIPTLLLEISEDLFSIKINSSKWSKKEILGHLIDSAANNHQRFIRGQFENIPTIKYDQNKWNELNHYQQLESKHIIQLWTIYNQHLLEILKRIPEENLCMELNVGNEINVTLQFLMDDYLLHLEHHLKQIVDYKF from the coding sequence ATGAATAGCAATTCTGTAAACCGATTAAAAGTGTTACTCGAAAACATTCCTACACTACTGTTAGAGATTTCTGAAGATTTATTTTCAATAAAAATAAATTCATCTAAATGGAGTAAGAAAGAAATACTTGGGCACTTGATTGACAGTGCTGCAAACAACCATCAACGTTTTATACGTGGGCAGTTTGAAAATATTCCGACAATTAAATATGATCAAAACAAATGGAATGAATTGAATCATTATCAGCAATTAGAAAGCAAACACATCATTCAGCTTTGGACAATTTACAATCAGCATTTACTTGAAATATTGAAAAGAATACCGGAAGAAAACTTGTGTATGGAATTGAATGTTGGCAACGAAATTAATGTAACACTTCAATTTTTGATGGATGATTATTTACTCCATTTGGAACATCATTTGAAACAGATTGTCGATTACAAATTTTAA
- a CDS encoding beta-lactamase family protein: protein MKKQVIFFWLAVAFGATISNAQNIDSIRYILDSTYASSPFFGNVLITKNNKILFEKSYGFADALNKIPLTKENSFQVASISKQFTAYGIMILKRQGFLDYDSLVCKYIPTFPYKNITVRHLLTHTSGLPNFWEGIRPNLDTAKSNGNKEVLEYLIQQQLPLQFEAGTKFQYADIGYDFLAGIIENISGLSYQEFMYQNIFKPLKMKSTFAYMVTDIRRIENKNLAIGHTFENGKFSYAHLESKYNFVSYLGDFYGDGSVVSTANDLAIWDKALDECKLLPCEIQNESITEPTFNGKTIYARTNPNISYGFGWFMKNTPSGKLVYHSGGHPGNSHVMYRLLDKHITFIFLSNSETSNLKSLRNRMLQLLD from the coding sequence ATGAAAAAGCAAGTCATCTTTTTTTGGTTGGCAGTTGCTTTTGGTGCGACCATTTCCAATGCCCAAAACATTGACAGTATTCGTTATATTCTTGACAGCACTTATGCGAGTTCGCCATTCTTTGGGAATGTTTTAATCACCAAAAACAACAAAATCCTTTTTGAAAAAAGTTACGGTTTTGCTGATGCGCTAAATAAAATACCATTGACAAAAGAAAATTCATTTCAAGTTGCATCCATTTCAAAACAATTTACTGCTTACGGAATAATGATTTTGAAGCGCCAAGGTTTTTTGGATTACGATAGTTTGGTTTGCAAATACATTCCAACATTTCCATACAAAAATATTACAGTAAGGCACTTGCTAACCCATACATCAGGGCTGCCAAATTTTTGGGAGGGCATCAGACCCAATCTGGACACTGCTAAATCAAACGGTAACAAAGAAGTTTTGGAATATTTAATTCAACAGCAACTTCCTTTGCAATTTGAAGCAGGCACAAAATTTCAGTATGCAGATATTGGGTATGATTTTTTGGCCGGCATTATCGAGAACATTTCGGGTTTGAGTTATCAAGAATTTATGTACCAAAACATTTTTAAACCATTAAAAATGAAAAGCACTTTTGCATACATGGTTACAGACATTCGCAGAATTGAAAACAAAAACTTAGCCATCGGACATACATTTGAGAATGGAAAGTTTTCTTATGCTCACTTGGAATCGAAATATAATTTCGTTTCGTACTTAGGCGATTTTTATGGTGATGGTTCTGTAGTAAGCACTGCCAATGATTTAGCAATTTGGGACAAAGCCCTTGACGAATGTAAACTATTGCCCTGCGAAATTCAAAACGAATCTATCACCGAACCCACTTTTAACGGTAAAACAATTTATGCAAGAACAAACCCTAACATCAGTTATGGCTTTGGTTGGTTTATGAAAAATACTCCGTCCGGAAAATTAGTTTATCACAGTGGCGGACATCCAGGGAACTCCCATGTAATGTATCGCTTGTTGGATAAGCACATTACTTTTATTTTTTTATCGAATTCCGAAACATCAAATTTAAAATCATTGCGAAACAGGATGCTTCAACTGCTTGATTAA
- a CDS encoding T9SS type A sorting domain-containing protein, whose protein sequence is MKTKNLLLLTSILSITICVTTFAQVPSYVPTSGLDAWFGFNGDANDLSGNANNATNSGATFTSDRNGNANAAASFNGTTTNYMTIPTPSFTHTPSGAFTYSFWMNKQTQTTAAGIVMMSGTGTSGVFITLIQGASNFTFGTNKQQSSWFFLSCAHTLNVWDHYVTTYNAGIMKIYKNGVVQGTMTYTHTGATSANIPFYIGKGIASGNNFKGTLDDIGIWNRELSQTEITALFTGITGVKEVNASTELTVYPNPAGDYIQFTVNPNAVGTNFRMLNTQGKIIAEGKISTLTTRLDIRGFAAGLYFIEQGERYENQYKFIKREE, encoded by the coding sequence ATGAAAACAAAAAATCTACTACTCCTTACATCCATTTTGTCAATCACCATTTGCGTGACAACTTTTGCACAAGTACCAAGCTATGTTCCCACCAGTGGGCTCGATGCTTGGTTTGGATTTAACGGTGACGCAAACGATTTAAGTGGCAATGCCAACAATGCCACCAACAGCGGAGCAACATTTACCTCCGACAGAAATGGGAATGCCAATGCAGCAGCTAGCTTTAATGGCACTACCACCAACTACATGACCATTCCAACACCTAGCTTTACACACACGCCTAGCGGAGCATTCACCTATTCGTTTTGGATGAACAAGCAAACACAAACAACTGCAGCCGGAATTGTAATGATGAGTGGTACCGGTACATCGGGCGTATTTATTACTTTAATACAAGGAGCGTCCAATTTTACATTTGGTACTAACAAGCAACAATCAAGTTGGTTTTTTCTATCGTGTGCGCACACCCTCAATGTTTGGGACCATTACGTTACCACCTATAATGCCGGTATCATGAAAATTTACAAAAACGGAGTGGTACAAGGCACAATGACCTACACGCACACCGGTGCCACAAGCGCCAACATCCCATTTTATATCGGTAAAGGCATCGCATCAGGAAATAATTTCAAAGGCACATTAGACGATATCGGAATTTGGAACCGCGAGTTAAGTCAAACCGAAATCACCGCGTTGTTTACCGGCATCACCGGAGTAAAAGAAGTTAATGCATCAACCGAATTAACTGTGTATCCTAATCCTGCTGGCGATTATATTCAGTTCACTGTAAATCCGAATGCAGTAGGAACAAATTTCAGAATGCTTAATACCCAAGGAAAAATTATAGCCGAAGGAAAAATTAGCACCCTCACCACTCGTCTCGACATTCGTGGATTTGCAGCCGGATTGTATTTTATTGAACAAGGAGAGCGATACGAAAACCAATACAAATTTATAAAGCGCGAAGAATAG
- a CDS encoding GH3 auxin-responsive promoter family protein gives MAILHSIMSWVMKQRIHQIELFMKYPNEVQQDWFRKLVASAKDTEYGRLYDFGSISSVNQFKERVPIRNYDSLKPFIDRVRSGEQNVLWNTPIVWFAKSSGTTAGKSKFIPVSEESLEECHFKAGKDMLSIYCNNNPSSQLFSGKSLTVGGSHQIGQLNNNSFQGDLSAILMQNLPFWAQFVTTPNLSIALMDDWESKIEMMARATVDENVTSLAGVPSWTLLLLKHILKIANKQNLLEVWPNLELFFHGGVSFTPYREQFKELIPSARMNYFETYNASEGFFGMQDQSNSDELLLMLDYGVYYEFLPMEDILLENPRTLSLDEVKTDVNYALIISTNGGLWRYKIGDTIKFTSLAPYRIRISGRTRHFINAFGEELIIENAEQALAIACEKTNSVIKEYTAAPVFFTETKNGAHEWLIEFEKEPTDLNVFSDFFDNALKAINSDYEAKRYHNMLLREPLIKSVPTFTFYHWLKSKNKLGGQNKVPRLSNDRKYIDELYALNPLLKS, from the coding sequence ATGGCCATTCTGCATTCGATAATGAGTTGGGTGATGAAGCAACGGATTCATCAAATTGAACTTTTTATGAAGTACCCCAATGAAGTGCAGCAGGATTGGTTTCGTAAATTGGTGGCTAGTGCCAAAGATACCGAATATGGCCGTTTGTATGATTTTGGAAGTATAAGTTCCGTTAATCAATTTAAGGAGCGGGTTCCAATTCGCAATTACGATAGTCTGAAACCCTTTATTGACCGAGTGCGCAGCGGTGAGCAAAATGTACTTTGGAATACTCCCATTGTGTGGTTTGCAAAATCGAGTGGCACTACCGCAGGTAAAAGCAAATTTATTCCGGTGAGTGAAGAGTCGCTCGAAGAATGCCATTTTAAAGCGGGTAAGGACATGCTTTCGATATACTGCAACAATAATCCCAGCAGCCAACTTTTCAGCGGTAAATCCTTAACAGTAGGAGGGAGTCATCAAATAGGTCAGCTCAATAATAATTCCTTTCAAGGAGATTTGTCGGCCATTTTAATGCAAAATTTACCTTTTTGGGCACAGTTTGTTACCACGCCAAATTTATCGATTGCGCTCATGGACGATTGGGAAAGTAAAATAGAAATGATGGCGCGCGCAACAGTGGATGAAAATGTAACCAGCTTGGCGGGCGTGCCCTCATGGACTTTGTTGTTGTTGAAACACATTCTGAAAATAGCGAACAAACAAAATTTACTGGAAGTGTGGCCCAACCTCGAGCTGTTTTTTCACGGCGGGGTGAGTTTTACGCCTTACCGAGAGCAGTTTAAGGAATTGATACCGAGTGCGCGCATGAATTATTTTGAAACTTATAATGCGAGCGAAGGATTTTTTGGCATGCAAGATCAATCAAATAGTGATGAGCTGCTGCTGATGTTGGATTACGGGGTGTATTATGAGTTTTTACCGATGGAAGATATTTTGCTGGAGAATCCCAGAACATTGAGTTTGGATGAAGTAAAAACAGATGTGAATTATGCCTTAATCATTTCAACCAATGGAGGATTGTGGCGTTATAAAATTGGGGATACTATAAAATTTACTTCGCTTGCGCCATACCGTATTCGCATAAGTGGTCGTACACGCCATTTTATTAATGCATTTGGCGAAGAGTTAATTATTGAGAATGCTGAACAGGCGCTCGCTATTGCCTGCGAAAAAACAAATTCGGTAATTAAAGAATATACCGCAGCGCCTGTGTTTTTTACTGAAACAAAAAATGGCGCACACGAATGGTTAATTGAATTTGAGAAGGAGCCTACCGATTTAAATGTGTTCAGCGATTTTTTTGATAATGCGCTAAAAGCCATCAACAGCGATTATGAGGCAAAGCGTTACCACAATATGTTGTTGCGAGAGCCGTTAATTAAATCGGTACCCACCTTTACTTTTTACCATTGGTTGAAATCAAAAAATAAATTGGGCGGACAAAATAAAGTGCCGCGATTAAGCAACGATCGAAAATATATTGACGAACTTTATGCCTTAAACCCGCTTTTAAAATCCTAA
- a CDS encoding deoxynucleoside kinase: MHIAIAGNIGSGKTTLTTLLSKHYSWKAHFEDADDNPYLNDFYEDMQRWSFNLQIYFLNSRFNQIMEIRKSGKTVIQDRTIFEDAYIFAPNLHAMGLMTTRDFENYISLFNLMNTFIKAPDLMIYLRASVPTLVNQIQKRGRDYENAIRIDYLKRLNERYEAWISTYDQGKLLIIEVDNINFAENPEDLGTIFNKIDAEINGLF, translated from the coding sequence ATGCACATAGCAATTGCCGGTAATATAGGCTCAGGAAAAACTACACTCACCACACTCTTATCAAAACATTACAGTTGGAAGGCGCACTTCGAGGATGCAGATGATAATCCGTATTTGAACGATTTTTATGAAGACATGCAACGCTGGTCTTTTAACCTTCAGATATACTTTTTGAACAGTCGTTTCAATCAAATTATGGAGATTCGCAAAAGCGGTAAAACGGTTATTCAAGACCGAACCATTTTTGAAGATGCTTACATTTTTGCGCCCAACTTGCACGCCATGGGATTAATGACGACACGAGATTTTGAGAATTACATTTCGCTGTTTAATTTGATGAATACCTTTATTAAGGCGCCTGATTTGATGATTTACCTGAGGGCATCAGTTCCCACACTTGTAAACCAAATTCAAAAACGTGGACGCGATTACGAAAATGCCATTCGTATCGATTATTTAAAAAGATTGAATGAACGTTACGAAGCATGGATTAGCACTTATGATCAAGGAAAATTATTAATCATTGAAGTCGACAATATTAATTTTGCCGAAAACCCGGAAGATTTAGGAACTATTTTTAACAAGATAGATGCTGAGATAAATGGCTTGTTTTAA